One window of the Peptacetobacter hiranonis genome contains the following:
- a CDS encoding HAMP domain-containing sensor histidine kinase has translation MDTMSLEVIITLISVVIAIVSARYAINVRKYLREIIDVSKRVSNNEHHARMDLGGNGELGEFAKNYNEMIKNLYNTFDELEYKNLQLRSILKSISNGILAIDIEGNILLINDEAKKMINCPKEVMVEGRNISFAIRNELILKQIMMFMGSKENEKTVINLDDGRFFRIKLDPVYLQNNKSIVIGSIVNIEDISERVRAENMRKDFVANVSHELKTPLTSISGFAETLKLNENIDKETRNRFLTIIDGEANRLRRLIEDILTLSFIENDKKEEKEAINLYSVYRRVEDMLMISAKTKNIALACEADESISLQANADYVKQIILNLVDNAIKYTPENGAVNVKIFTEKENAVIKVSDTGMGIPKEDQSRIFERFYRVDKARSREIGGTGLGLAITKHIVMNLGGTISVESELEKGSTFTVKIPIKRD, from the coding sequence ATGGATACGATGAGCTTAGAAGTAATAATTACACTTATCTCTGTAGTAATAGCTATAGTTTCAGCTAGATATGCAATTAATGTAAGAAAATATCTTAGAGAGATTATAGACGTTTCTAAGAGAGTAAGTAATAATGAGCACCATGCCAGAATGGATTTAGGTGGTAACGGCGAACTAGGTGAGTTTGCTAAGAACTACAATGAGATGATAAAAAACTTGTACAATACATTTGATGAGTTGGAATATAAAAATTTACAGCTGAGATCTATATTAAAAAGTATATCAAATGGTATACTTGCGATAGATATAGAGGGAAATATCCTTCTTATAAACGATGAAGCTAAAAAGATGATAAATTGCCCTAAAGAGGTAATGGTAGAGGGAAGAAATATATCATTTGCTATTAGAAATGAGTTAATTCTAAAGCAGATAATGATGTTTATGGGGTCAAAAGAAAATGAAAAAACAGTGATAAATCTTGATGATGGAAGATTTTTCAGAATAAAGCTAGACCCTGTATACCTTCAGAATAATAAAAGTATCGTAATAGGTTCAATAGTAAATATCGAGGATATATCAGAAAGAGTAAGAGCAGAAAATATGAGAAAAGACTTTGTGGCAAATGTAAGCCATGAGTTAAAAACTCCTCTTACATCTATAAGTGGGTTTGCTGAAACACTTAAGTTAAATGAAAATATAGATAAGGAAACTAGAAACAGATTCTTAACTATAATCGATGGCGAGGCAAATAGACTTAGAAGATTAATAGAAGATATACTTACTCTTTCATTTATAGAAAACGATAAAAAAGAAGAAAAAGAAGCTATAAACTTGTACTCTGTGTATAGAAGAGTAGAGGATATGCTTATGATATCTGCAAAAACTAAAAATATTGCATTAGCATGTGAAGCCGATGAGTCTATAAGTTTACAGGCGAATGCGGATTATGTTAAACAGATAATATTGAATTTAGTAGACAATGCTATAAAATATACTCCAGAAAATGGAGCTGTTAATGTAAAAATATTTACAGAAAAAGAAAATGCAGTAATAAAAGTATCAGATACAGGTATGGGAATACCAAAAGAGGATCAATCAAGAATTTTTGAAAGATTCTACAGAGTAGATAAAGCTAGAAGTAGAGAAATAGGTGGTACAGGACTTGGACTTGCTATAACAAAGCATATAGTAATGAATCTTGGAGGAACTATTTCTGTTGAAAGTGAATTAGAAAAGGGAAGTACATTTACTGTAAAAATTCCTATTAAAAGAGATTAA
- a CDS encoding DUF512 domain-containing protein, with product MEVNVKNSNNIISRIYPGSIAEELEIEVGDLLISVNGEKVKDIIQYRFLTDDEYIELEIQTKSGERVVYEIEKDYDEELGLEFTNPIIDKAKSCRNKCMFCFIDQLPKGMRETLYFKDDDSRLSFLQGNFVTLTNMSEQDIEDIIRYRISPINISVHTTNPELRQRMITNRFAGRLYSIMERLAEAGITMNCQIVLCPGVNDGKELERTITDLSNLYPNVNSVAIVPVGVTRYRDHLPHLEIFNEKTANEALDLVEGLQEKCLEKFGSRFAFMSDEFYIIAKREIPDYDSYEGFLQFEDGVGMIRKLGTEIVNYLDELPDDYDVREKTVSIATGKSAYEFINSMAELIMKKFPQVKINVYRIVNEFWGETITVSGLITAQDIIKQTEGKERGETLYITRSMLKADELIFLDDVTLEQLEEILGNEVVPCENEGHDFVDKILK from the coding sequence GTGGAAGTTAATGTAAAAAATTCTAACAATATAATAAGTAGAATATATCCAGGAAGTATAGCGGAAGAGTTGGAGATAGAGGTTGGTGACCTTTTAATATCTGTAAATGGAGAAAAGGTTAAGGATATTATTCAGTACAGATTCTTAACTGATGACGAGTATATCGAGCTTGAAATACAGACAAAGAGCGGAGAAAGAGTGGTATACGAGATAGAGAAAGATTACGACGAAGAACTAGGATTAGAGTTTACTAACCCTATTATAGATAAAGCAAAAAGCTGCAGAAATAAGTGTATGTTTTGCTTTATAGACCAGCTTCCAAAGGGAATGAGAGAGACTTTATACTTTAAAGACGACGATTCAAGACTATCATTCTTACAGGGAAACTTCGTAACTCTTACAAATATGAGCGAGCAGGATATAGAGGATATAATAAGATATAGAATTAGTCCGATAAATATATCTGTCCACACTACTAACCCAGAGTTAAGACAGAGAATGATTACAAATAGATTCGCTGGAAGATTATACAGCATAATGGAAAGACTAGCTGAGGCAGGAATAACTATGAACTGCCAGATAGTTTTATGCCCAGGCGTGAATGATGGAAAGGAATTAGAAAGAACTATAACTGATTTATCTAATCTTTATCCAAATGTAAACAGTGTTGCAATAGTTCCAGTTGGGGTTACTAGATATAGAGATCATCTACCTCATCTTGAAATATTCAACGAAAAAACAGCTAATGAGGCACTTGATTTAGTTGAAGGACTTCAGGAAAAATGCTTAGAAAAATTTGGCTCAAGATTTGCATTTATGTCAGATGAGTTCTATATAATTGCAAAAAGAGAAATACCTGACTACGATTCTTATGAAGGATTCCTTCAGTTTGAAGATGGTGTAGGTATGATAAGAAAGCTAGGAACAGAGATAGTAAATTATCTTGATGAGCTTCCAGATGATTACGATGTAAGAGAAAAAACTGTTTCAATAGCTACAGGTAAGTCTGCGTACGAGTTTATAAACAGTATGGCAGAACTTATTATGAAAAAATTCCCTCAGGTTAAGATAAATGTGTATAGAATAGTGAATGAATTCTGGGGTGAAACAATCACAGTTTCAGGGCTTATAACAGCTCAGGATATTATTAAACAGACAGAGGGTAAAGAAAGAGGAGAAACTCTTTATATAACAAGAAGTATGTTAAAAGCTGATGAGCTTATATTCTTAGATGATGTAACGCTTGAGCAGCTTGAAGAAATTTTAGGTAATGAAGTCGTTCCTTGTGAAAATGAAGGACATGATTTCGTGGATAAGATACTTAAATAA
- the der gene encoding ribosome biogenesis GTPase Der: MSDMNRPIVAVVGRPNVGKSTIFNKFAGRRISIVEDTPGVTRDRIFTEVEWLNKYFTLIDTGGIEPKSDDIIVSQMRNQAMLAMDMAHVILMVVDGKQGITAADREIAETLRRTNKPVILVVNKIDSMSQYDNVYDFYELGLGEPFAISGANSMGLGDLLDEIVANFPEGLNTEIDEDTIKVAITGKPNAGKSSILNNILGEDRVIVSPIAGTTRDAVDTYFEKNGQNYLLIDTAGLRRKSKVYESVEKYSVIRAMSAVDRADVVLIVIDAQEGVTEQDTKVAGIAHDEGKACIFVINKWDLIEKDNKTVKKYTDEIRTKFPFMAYAPILFVSALTNKRMNKILETVDFVASEHAKRISTSALNEVIGEAVMLNQPPSDKGRRLKIYYGAQTDVKPPKITLFINDKELTHFSYQRYLENRIRENFGFEGTSIRFEYRQKKR, from the coding sequence ATGTCAGATATGAATAGACCGATTGTAGCCGTAGTTGGTAGACCTAACGTCGGAAAATCTACAATATTTAACAAATTTGCAGGAAGAAGGATATCGATAGTTGAAGATACTCCAGGAGTAACAAGAGATAGAATATTTACAGAGGTTGAGTGGTTAAATAAATACTTCACTCTAATAGATACAGGTGGGATCGAGCCAAAGAGCGACGATATAATCGTATCTCAGATGAGAAATCAGGCTATGCTTGCTATGGACATGGCTCACGTTATACTAATGGTTGTCGATGGAAAACAGGGTATAACTGCAGCAGATAGAGAAATAGCTGAAACTCTTAGAAGAACAAATAAACCAGTAATATTAGTTGTAAATAAAATAGATAGTATGAGTCAGTATGATAATGTATATGATTTCTATGAATTAGGTCTTGGTGAGCCGTTTGCAATATCTGGGGCAAACAGTATGGGACTTGGGGATTTATTAGATGAAATAGTTGCTAATTTCCCAGAAGGACTTAATACAGAAATAGACGAAGATACTATAAAAGTTGCTATAACTGGTAAACCAAATGCAGGTAAGAGTTCTATACTTAACAACATATTAGGTGAGGACAGAGTTATAGTAAGTCCAATAGCAGGTACTACAAGAGATGCTGTCGATACATATTTCGAAAAAAATGGACAGAACTATCTTCTTATAGATACAGCAGGGCTTAGAAGAAAAAGTAAAGTATACGAAAGTGTTGAAAAATACAGTGTTATAAGAGCTATGAGTGCTGTTGATAGAGCAGATGTTGTTCTTATAGTAATAGACGCTCAGGAAGGTGTTACAGAACAGGATACTAAGGTTGCTGGTATAGCACATGATGAAGGTAAAGCTTGTATATTTGTAATAAATAAATGGGACTTAATAGAAAAAGACAATAAAACAGTTAAAAAATATACTGATGAAATAAGAACTAAATTCCCATTCATGGCTTATGCTCCTATACTATTTGTATCAGCTCTTACAAATAAGAGAATGAATAAAATACTTGAAACAGTTGATTTTGTAGCATCAGAACATGCTAAGAGAATATCTACTTCTGCTTTAAATGAGGTAATAGGTGAAGCAGTTATGTTAAATCAGCCACCATCAGATAAAGGTAGAAGATTAAAGATATACTATGGAGCGCAGACAGATGTTAAACCTCCTAAGATAACTCTATTTATAAATGATAAAGAGCTTACTCACTTCTCTTATCAGAGATATCTTGAAAATAGAATAAGAGAAAACTTTGGATTTGAAGGAACTTCAATAAGATTTGAATATAGACAGAAAAAGAGATAA
- the plsY gene encoding glycerol-3-phosphate 1-O-acyltransferase PlsY, protein MLGYILVAIVAYLLGNISTSYIIAKRIAGIDIRTQGSGNAGSTNVLRTLGKKAGLFTFLGDVLKGALAVLVACIVSKFMPIDTLTAKYVAVLGVVAGHNWPVFLGFRGGKGVATSLGAMLAVHPVAALTCFAVFGVVVLFTKYVSLGSVIGIASSPFIVYLMGKKEAVPVTIFLALSVIYTHRENLKRVFNGTERKIGEKKN, encoded by the coding sequence ATGTTAGGTTATATTTTAGTTGCCATAGTGGCATATTTATTAGGAAATATATCGACATCTTATATAATAGCCAAAAGAATAGCTGGTATCGATATAAGAACACAGGGTTCTGGAAATGCAGGATCTACAAATGTGTTAAGAACTCTAGGGAAAAAAGCAGGGTTATTTACATTTTTAGGGGATGTACTAAAAGGTGCTCTTGCTGTTTTAGTAGCTTGTATAGTATCTAAATTTATGCCGATAGATACATTAACTGCAAAATATGTTGCAGTACTAGGTGTTGTAGCAGGACACAACTGGCCAGTATTTTTAGGGTTCAGAGGTGGAAAAGGTGTTGCAACATCACTTGGAGCAATGCTTGCAGTGCATCCAGTAGCAGCACTTACTTGTTTTGCAGTATTTGGTGTAGTTGTATTATTTACAAAATATGTATCTTTAGGATCAGTAATAGGTATAGCTAGTTCTCCATTTATTGTTTATTTAATGGGCAAAAAAGAGGCTGTTCCTGTTACTATATTCTTAGCATTATCGGTAATATATACACATAGAGAAAATTTAAAAAGAGTATTTAATGGAACAGAAAGAAAAATTGGAGAGAAGAAAAATTAA
- a CDS encoding NAD(P)H-dependent glycerol-3-phosphate dehydrogenase, producing the protein MKKVCVLGTGSWGTALALSLAKNNFDVLMWSRREERAESINKNRENTEYLPGAVFPDNLNVTSDLDEAVKDSKIVVIAVPSQAVRGMCAKLKGKLTPDQIIVNVAKGLEKGTGKRLSEVCAEELPESKYVMLSGPSHAEEVAKDLPTTIVVSSENIEYAQIVQDAFMSPALRVYTNSDLIGVELGGALKNIIAFGAGICDGLGYGDNTKAALMTRGITEISRLGVAMGAKAITFTGLSGIGDLIVTCTSMHSRNRRAGILIGEGYSVEETLEKVKMVVEGITATEVAHDVAEKLNIDMPITNAIYAVVHDGLEPYEGIKGLMTRNKKNEVEHIGL; encoded by the coding sequence ATGAAAAAGGTATGCGTATTAGGAACAGGTAGCTGGGGAACAGCTTTAGCACTAAGCCTAGCGAAGAATAATTTCGACGTACTTATGTGGTCTAGAAGAGAAGAACGGGCCGAAAGTATAAATAAAAATAGAGAAAATACGGAATATCTACCAGGAGCAGTATTTCCTGATAATTTAAACGTTACTTCAGATTTAGATGAAGCTGTAAAAGATAGTAAGATAGTTGTTATAGCAGTTCCATCTCAGGCTGTTAGAGGAATGTGTGCTAAATTAAAAGGAAAATTAACACCAGATCAGATTATTGTAAATGTTGCAAAAGGTCTTGAAAAGGGAACTGGAAAAAGACTTTCTGAAGTTTGTGCAGAGGAACTTCCTGAATCTAAGTATGTTATGTTATCTGGGCCATCACATGCAGAGGAGGTTGCAAAAGACCTACCTACTACAATAGTGGTTTCATCAGAAAATATTGAATATGCACAGATAGTACAGGATGCTTTTATGTCACCAGCACTTAGAGTTTATACAAACTCAGACCTTATAGGTGTTGAGTTAGGTGGTGCTTTAAAGAATATCATAGCGTTTGGAGCAGGTATATGCGACGGTCTAGGATATGGAGATAATACTAAGGCAGCACTTATGACTAGAGGTATAACAGAGATAAGTAGACTTGGTGTTGCTATGGGTGCAAAGGCGATTACTTTTACTGGACTTTCTGGTATAGGAGACTTAATCGTTACTTGTACAAGTATGCACAGTAGAAATAGAAGAGCAGGTATACTTATAGGAGAAGGATATTCTGTTGAGGAAACTCTTGAAAAAGTTAAAATGGTTGTTGAAGGGATTACAGCGACTGAGGTTGCACATGATGTAGCTGAAAAATTAAATATAGATATGCCTATAACGAATGCTATCTACGCAGTTGTTCACGATGGACTTGAACCTTATGAAGGAATAAAAGGACTAATGACTAGAAACAAAAAGAACGAAGTAGAACATATAGGGCTATAA
- a CDS encoding helix-turn-helix transcriptional regulator — protein sequence MKDELILKNNLKQARAEKKLSQAALAEMVGVSRNTISSIETGQFNPTAKLALILCIALDKKFEELFYF from the coding sequence ATGAAAGATGAATTAATATTAAAAAATAATTTAAAACAAGCAAGAGCGGAAAAAAAACTGTCACAAGCAGCTTTAGCAGAAATGGTTGGTGTATCTAGGAATACAATCAGTTCAATTGAAACAGGTCAATTCAATCCTACCGCTAAACTTGCACTTATTTTATGTATAGCACTTGATAAAAAATTCGAGGAACTATTTTATTTTTAG
- a CDS encoding DUF6442 family protein: MNKEEILKKAQNRKPNQMDEMEMDIYQKSSNIGMTVGLIMCVVLMIINIYSNQPYQDVYSVFCSILCGQYMYRWIRQKDKFTLFCGICWGFVAVLLFISYLTKIFV, from the coding sequence ATGAATAAAGAAGAAATTTTAAAAAAAGCACAAAACAGAAAGCCTAATCAAATGGATGAAATGGAAATGGATATTTACCAAAAAAGTAGCAATATTGGAATGACAGTAGGTTTAATTATGTGTGTTGTTCTAATGATTATAAACATATACTCTAATCAACCATATCAAGATGTATATTCCGTATTTTGTTCAATTCTATGCGGTCAATATATGTATAGATGGATACGTCAAAAGGACAAATTCACATTATTTTGTGGAATATGTTGGGGATTTGTAGCTGTATTATTATTCATTTCATATCTTACAAAAATATTTGTCTAA
- a CDS encoding YggS family pyridoxal phosphate-dependent enzyme: protein MENIRENIESIRKRIADVAKRAGRDADDIKLIAVTKTVDVDKVEEAIAADALDAGENKPQELARKYEVLGDKIRWHQIGSLQTNKVKYIIDKVCMIHSLDREGLAEEIDKRANKIGRVIDCLVQVNISGEESKHGMSREEVEPFVRLVAEKYPNIKIKGLMTMAPFDAERDEIRKVFRDLKELSDEINNMNIGNVEMNELSMGMTNDFEIAVEEGATMVRVGTAIFGKRNYNK, encoded by the coding sequence ATGGAAAATATTAGAGAAAATATTGAAAGTATAAGAAAGAGAATAGCAGATGTAGCTAAGAGAGCTGGCAGAGATGCCGATGATATAAAGCTTATTGCAGTTACTAAGACTGTTGATGTTGATAAGGTTGAGGAAGCTATAGCAGCAGATGCTTTAGATGCTGGAGAGAATAAGCCTCAGGAATTAGCGAGAAAGTATGAGGTTTTAGGAGATAAGATTAGATGGCATCAAATAGGATCATTACAGACAAATAAAGTTAAATATATAATAGACAAGGTTTGTATGATACATTCTTTAGATAGAGAAGGACTTGCCGAGGAGATAGACAAGAGAGCTAATAAAATAGGTAGGGTGATTGATTGTCTTGTTCAGGTAAATATCTCTGGAGAAGAGAGTAAACATGGTATGTCAAGAGAAGAAGTAGAGCCATTTGTTAGACTTGTTGCAGAAAAATATCCTAATATAAAGATTAAAGGTCTTATGACAATGGCGCCATTTGACGCTGAGAGAGATGAGATAAGAAAAGTATTCAGAGATCTTAAAGAGCTTTCTGATGAAATAAATAATATGAATATAGGAAATGTTGAGATGAATGAGCTTTCTATGGGTATGACAAATGATTTTGAAATAGCTGTAGAAGAGGGAGCTACAATGGTTAGAGTCGGAACTGCTATATTCGGAAAAAGAAATTACAACAAATAA
- a CDS encoding cell division protein SepF, which yields MAKIIDKMKNIFSDDDDLDYDEYEGDEYEDDDVEEEEEVEETEDYNALPSNPKIGKVIDYPAGGHMKVVIYAPKIYDEATQIADALKQRKTVVVNLDGVSSPQVKKSIFDFLNGAVYVLDGDIQKVAGSIFILAPNNVDIDASVKKELESRALFPWQK from the coding sequence ATGGCAAAAATAATCGATAAAATGAAGAATATATTCAGTGATGATGACGATTTAGATTACGATGAATATGAAGGTGACGAATACGAAGATGATGATGTAGAGGAAGAAGAGGAAGTTGAAGAAACAGAAGATTACAATGCTCTACCATCTAATCCTAAAATAGGAAAAGTAATCGACTATCCAGCAGGAGGACATATGAAAGTTGTTATATATGCTCCTAAAATATACGATGAAGCAACTCAGATAGCAGATGCTTTAAAACAGAGAAAAACAGTAGTTGTAAACCTAGATGGGGTATCATCTCCACAGGTTAAAAAATCTATATTCGACTTTTTAAATGGTGCGGTTTATGTATTAGATGGAGATATTCAGAAAGTTGCTGGATCAATATTCATACTAGCTCCAAATAACGTTGATATAGATGCAAGTGTGAAAAAAGAACTAGAAAGTAGAGCTCTTTTCCCTTGGCAGAAATAA
- a CDS encoding YggT family protein, producing MKVGMLMHTLRIAIAYLLDIISWVIVVKSLFTWVPSLMETKLYQIMDDITEPIEGPIRRILYKNYSGPVDFSPVIAIIILIFLKGLVL from the coding sequence ATGAAAGTGGGAATGCTGATGCATACATTAAGGATAGCTATAGCCTATCTTCTTGATATAATTTCATGGGTAATAGTAGTTAAAAGCTTATTTACATGGGTACCATCTCTTATGGAAACTAAATTATATCAGATAATGGACGATATAACAGAGCCAATAGAAGGCCCTATAAGAAGAATACTTTACAAAAATTATTCTGGACCAGTAGATTTTTCGCCTGTTATAGCGATAATAATACTGATATTTTTGAAAGGACTAGTTCTGTAA
- a CDS encoding YlmH family RNA-binding protein, translating into MDKIRLTNHIKDIELKNKIFKLIDKANTCLKNYEAKSTEFMNPFEVKNAMDIINSESDLKYHSDGGYEGAERSVLSIYPFYMEYEDIEQPIKFIQIDGNFKFRSVSHKDYLGSLLGLGIKREKIGDILIHEDFCQVIVSSDICDYIVMNLTKVATNSVKVKEINREELKTSEKKYKDISFTVSSDRLDCVISGIYNISRQESLKYINAERVHLNYEKITSASKTVSSGDLISVRGKGRSEVVEIGGETRKGRTRVKARIIL; encoded by the coding sequence ATGGATAAAATAAGACTTACTAACCACATAAAAGATATAGAATTAAAGAACAAGATATTCAAATTGATAGATAAGGCTAATACCTGTCTAAAGAATTATGAAGCAAAGAGTACCGAGTTTATGAATCCGTTTGAGGTAAAGAATGCTATGGATATAATAAATTCGGAGTCTGATTTGAAGTATCACTCTGATGGAGGTTACGAAGGAGCTGAGAGAAGTGTGTTATCTATATACCCATTTTATATGGAGTATGAGGATATTGAGCAGCCTATAAAATTCATACAGATTGATGGAAATTTCAAATTCAGAAGTGTATCTCATAAAGATTATCTAGGTTCTCTTTTAGGGCTTGGAATAAAGAGAGAAAAGATAGGCGATATATTAATTCACGAAGATTTTTGTCAGGTAATAGTAAGTAGCGATATATGTGATTATATTGTGATGAACCTTACAAAAGTTGCTACAAATTCTGTAAAAGTAAAGGAAATAAATCGAGAAGAATTAAAGACTTCAGAAAAGAAATACAAAGATATCTCGTTTACAGTATCTTCAGATAGACTAGATTGTGTAATAAGTGGAATATACAATATTTCTAGACAGGAAAGTCTAAAGTACATAAATGCAGAGAGAGTTCATTTGAATTATGAAAAGATAACATCTGCATCTAAGACGGTATCTTCAGGGGATCTTATTTCAGTAAGAGGCAAAGGTAGATCTGAAGTTGTTGAAATAGGTGGGGAAACCAGAAAAGGAAGAACTAGAGTAAAAGCTAGAATAATATTATAG
- a CDS encoding DivIVA domain-containing protein translates to MITPQEIEEKVFKKSMRGFNCEEVDEFLDDLRVDYENLIRENESLKERVRMYSEQLNKYTNIEDTLKETLITAQTAAEDTTSAANKKARIIVEEAEFMGKQKIDEATSRVIEIRKEYDNLTAEFKMFKNKFKSLLESEIKNIDEICSNIDTGLASQYEWRTAMSGYDDDRYDIEDTFGATGAMDDEEEYHSDEERTSPEDIFNL, encoded by the coding sequence ATGATAACACCACAGGAGATAGAAGAAAAAGTTTTTAAAAAATCTATGAGAGGATTTAACTGTGAAGAAGTTGATGAGTTTTTAGATGATTTAAGAGTAGATTATGAAAATCTTATAAGAGAAAATGAGTCTCTTAAAGAAAGAGTTAGAATGTATAGTGAGCAGTTAAATAAATACACAAATATAGAGGATACTTTAAAAGAAACTCTTATAACAGCACAGACAGCTGCAGAGGACACTACTTCTGCTGCAAATAAAAAGGCTAGAATAATAGTAGAAGAAGCTGAATTTATGGGAAAACAGAAAATAGATGAGGCTACAAGTAGAGTTATCGAAATAAGAAAAGAATACGATAATCTTACTGCTGAATTTAAAATGTTCAAAAATAAATTCAAATCACTTTTAGAAAGCGAAATAAAAAATATAGACGAAATATGCTCTAATATAGATACTGGTCTTGCTAGTCAGTATGAATGGAGAACTGCTATGAGTGGATACGATGACGATAGATACGATATCGAGGATACTTTTGGTGCAACTGGAGCAATGGATGACGAAGAAGAGTATCATTCTGATGAGGAAAGAACTTCTCCAGAAGACATATTTAATCTATAA